In Capsicum annuum cultivar UCD-10X-F1 unplaced genomic scaffold, UCD10Xv1.1 ctg64476, whole genome shotgun sequence, the following proteins share a genomic window:
- the LOC124893727 gene encoding filament-like plant protein 4: YVVRELHSICLVLVIYVLVSVIFQGKQEIKKPKYLQIFVESYSHLTGLEDQVKSLEEQVSGLEDEVKDLNEKFAAAQSEMTNKENLVKQYAEVAEEAVSGWEKAESEAAKLSEI; encoded by the exons tacGTTGTGAGAGAGCTTCATTCAATTTGTCTCGTCTTGGtgatttatgttttggtttccGTTATATTTCAGGGTAAACAGGAAATCAAGAAACCTAAATATCTGCAAATTTTCGTTGAATCTTATTCACATTTGACTGGACTGGAGGATCAAGTTAAGTCTCTTGAGGAACAAGTGAGTGGCTTAGAGGATGAAGTCAAGGATTTGAATGAAAAGTTCGCTGCTGCACAGTCAGAAATGACTAATAAGGAAAACCTGGTAAAACAATACGCTGAAGTTGCTGAAGAAGCCGTCTCAG GTTGGGAGAAGGCTGAGTCAGAAGCCGcgaaactgtctgaaata